A window from Pseudomonas kribbensis encodes these proteins:
- a CDS encoding ABC transporter ATP-binding protein: MAVASGAYKKALEGDQTPKQVLVKIDRVTKKFDETVAVDDVSLEIKKGEIFALLGGSGSGKSTLLRMLAGFERPTEGRIFLDGVDITDMPPYERPINMMFQSYALFPHMTVAQNIAFGLKQDKIPAAEIDARVAEMLKLVQMSQYAKRKPHQLSGGQRQRVALARSLAKRPKLLLLDEPMGALDKKLRSQMQLELVEIIERVGVTCVMVTHDQEEAMTMAERIAIMHLGWIAQIGSPIDIYETPTSRLVCEFIGNVNIFEGEVIDDAEGHATITCKDLDRQIYVGHGISTSVQDKSVTYAIRPEKLLVTAEMPTCEYNWSSGKVHDIAYLGGHSVFYVELPSGKLVQSFVANAERRGARPTWGDQVYVYWEDDSGVVLRS; the protein is encoded by the coding sequence ATGGCAGTTGCCTCCGGCGCCTATAAGAAAGCCCTCGAGGGCGACCAGACACCGAAACAGGTGCTGGTTAAAATCGACCGGGTCACGAAGAAGTTCGACGAGACGGTTGCCGTGGACGATGTGTCCCTGGAAATCAAGAAGGGCGAGATCTTCGCCCTGCTCGGCGGTTCGGGATCGGGCAAATCCACTCTGCTGCGGATGCTGGCAGGGTTCGAACGGCCCACGGAGGGGCGCATTTTCCTCGACGGCGTCGACATCACCGACATGCCGCCGTACGAGCGACCGATCAACATGATGTTCCAGTCCTACGCCCTGTTCCCGCACATGACCGTGGCGCAGAACATCGCGTTCGGCCTCAAGCAGGACAAGATCCCGGCAGCCGAGATCGACGCCCGCGTGGCCGAGATGCTCAAGCTGGTGCAGATGAGCCAGTACGCCAAGCGCAAGCCGCACCAGTTGTCCGGCGGCCAGCGTCAGCGTGTGGCGCTGGCGCGTTCGCTGGCCAAGCGGCCGAAGCTGTTGCTGCTCGACGAGCCGATGGGCGCACTGGACAAGAAACTGCGTTCGCAGATGCAGCTGGAACTGGTGGAAATCATCGAGCGCGTGGGTGTGACCTGCGTGATGGTGACCCACGACCAGGAAGAGGCCATGACCATGGCCGAGCGCATCGCGATCATGCACCTGGGCTGGATCGCCCAGATCGGCAGCCCGATCGACATCTACGAAACCCCGACCAGCCGTCTGGTCTGCGAATTCATCGGTAACGTGAACATCTTCGAAGGCGAAGTGATCGACGACGCCGAAGGCCACGCGACCATCACCTGCAAGGACCTCGACCGGCAGATCTACGTCGGCCACGGCATCAGCACCTCGGTGCAGGACAAGTCCGTGACCTACGCGATCCGTCCGGAAAAACTGCTGGTCACCGCCGAAATGCCGACCTGCGAATACAACTGGTCCAGCGGCAAGGTGCACGACATCGCCTACCTCGGCGGGCACTCGGTGTTCTACGTCGAACTGCCGAGCGGCAAGCTGGTGCAATCGTTCGTGGCCAACGCCGAACGTCGTGGCGCACGTCCGACCTGGGGCGATCAGGTCTACGTGTACTGGGAAGATGACAGCGGCGTGGTACTTCGCTCATGA
- a CDS encoding GlxA family transcriptional regulator, with translation MNKTVAIVVFPGVQALDVSGPMDVFAEANRFLAAEDHYRLEVIGVERGPMACSNGLTLSAHRHFSDVQEAYDLLLVAGGPQLPFLDFGKAFDAWLREACGRARRFGSICNGAFMLARAGLLEGRTVTTHWNDAEALAQLCPSSRVEADRLYVEDGQLYTSAGVTAGIDLSLYLLARDYGAEVALSVAKRLVVFTQRSGGQSQFSPFLTPHAEPTSAVAMVQLYVLANLTGDLTIADLANAANMSARNFSRVFAREAKVTPAEFVERARVDAARVMLESTTAPLKTVAYQCGFRDAQHMRSVFNRRLGVTPQQFRLNFAAMV, from the coding sequence ATGAACAAAACCGTCGCCATCGTGGTGTTCCCCGGCGTGCAGGCGCTGGACGTCAGCGGGCCCATGGACGTGTTCGCCGAGGCCAATCGTTTTCTGGCGGCGGAGGATCATTACCGGCTCGAAGTGATCGGCGTCGAACGCGGGCCGATGGCGTGTTCCAACGGGCTGACCCTGAGTGCGCACCGGCATTTCAGCGATGTGCAGGAAGCGTATGACTTGCTGCTGGTGGCCGGCGGACCGCAGTTGCCGTTCCTTGATTTCGGCAAGGCGTTTGATGCGTGGTTGCGCGAGGCTTGCGGGCGAGCGCGGCGATTCGGCTCGATCTGCAACGGTGCGTTCATGCTCGCCCGTGCCGGGTTGCTGGAGGGGCGCACGGTCACCACCCACTGGAATGACGCCGAGGCGCTGGCGCAGTTGTGCCCGTCGAGCCGGGTCGAAGCCGATCGGTTGTACGTCGAGGATGGCCAGCTCTACACCTCGGCGGGGGTGACGGCGGGGATCGATCTGTCGCTGTACCTGCTGGCGCGTGATTACGGAGCCGAAGTGGCGCTGAGCGTGGCCAAGCGGCTGGTGGTGTTCACCCAGCGCTCGGGCGGGCAGTCGCAGTTCAGCCCATTCCTCACGCCCCACGCCGAACCGACGTCGGCGGTGGCGATGGTGCAGCTATACGTGTTGGCCAACCTCACCGGCGACCTGACCATTGCCGACCTGGCGAATGCCGCCAACATGAGTGCGAGGAATTTCTCCCGGGTGTTTGCCCGCGAAGCGAAAGTCACCCCGGCGGAATTCGTCGAGCGGGCGCGGGTGGATGCGGCGCGGGTGATGCTCGAAAGCACCACGGCGCCGCTGAAGACGGTGGCCTATCAATGCGGGTTTCGCGATGCGCAACACATGCGCAGTGTGTTCAACCGGAGGCTGGGGGTGACGCCGCAGCAGTTTCGGCTGAATTTTGCGGCGATGGTTTGA
- a CDS encoding HD domain-containing protein has translation MTTTIAGIKIPDSALARATTEYIRDIESDLLYHHSRRVFLFGALSGERQQLAYDPELLYVGAMFHDLGLVEGHRSDDERFEVDGANAAAAFLKPYELSDDDIEQVWLSIALHTTPGVPKHLRPTVALVTAGVEMDVLGMDYAAFTTVQREAVVHAHPRGEGFKECIICAFADGLRHRPQTTFGNVKTDVLKDQMPGFKPMNFVEVIRQSPWIS, from the coding sequence ATGACCACGACCATCGCCGGTATCAAGATCCCCGACAGCGCCCTGGCCCGGGCCACCACCGAGTACATCCGCGACATCGAATCCGACCTGCTCTACCACCACTCGCGCCGGGTGTTTCTGTTCGGTGCCTTGAGCGGCGAACGCCAACAACTGGCTTACGATCCGGAACTGCTGTACGTCGGCGCGATGTTCCACGATCTGGGTCTGGTCGAAGGTCACCGCAGCGATGACGAGCGCTTCGAAGTCGATGGCGCCAACGCGGCGGCGGCGTTTCTCAAGCCTTACGAGCTGAGCGACGACGACATCGAGCAGGTCTGGCTGTCGATCGCCCTGCACACCACGCCTGGCGTGCCGAAGCATTTGCGTCCGACCGTGGCGCTGGTGACGGCGGGTGTCGAGATGGATGTGCTGGGCATGGACTACGCGGCGTTCACCACGGTGCAGCGCGAGGCGGTGGTGCATGCGCATCCACGGGGCGAGGGTTTCAAGGAGTGCATCATCTGCGCGTTTGCCGACGGCTTGCGTCATCGCCCGCAGACCACATTCGGCAATGTGAAGACCGATGTGCTGAAAGATCAGATGCCGGGTTTCAAGCCGATGAATTTCGTCGAGGTCATTCGCCAGTCTCCGTGGATTTCCTGA
- a CDS encoding ABC transporter permease subunit has translation MKRFRFSSLMLVLGLLFIYLPMLILVIYSFNASKLVTVWGGWSIKWYVGLLDNTQLMGSVVRSLEIACYTAVAAVALGTLAAFVLTRITRFKGRTLFGGLVTAPLVMPEVITGLSLLLLFVAMAQMIGWPQERGIVTIWIAHTTFCAAYVAVVVSARLRELDLSIEEAAMDLGARPWKVFFLITIPMIAPSLAAGGMMSFALSLDDLVLASFVSGPGSTTLPMEVFSAVRLGVKPEINAVASLILLAVSLVTFMVWFFSRRAEESRRKAIQQAIEEGAADSWKQPDVRRAQTPEAA, from the coding sequence ATGAAGCGCTTCCGTTTCTCCAGCCTGATGCTGGTGCTCGGCCTGTTGTTCATCTACCTGCCGATGCTGATCCTGGTGATCTACTCGTTCAACGCCTCGAAACTGGTAACGGTGTGGGGCGGCTGGTCGATCAAGTGGTACGTCGGCCTGCTCGACAACACCCAGCTGATGGGCTCGGTGGTGCGTTCGTTGGAGATCGCCTGCTACACCGCCGTCGCGGCGGTGGCGCTGGGTACGCTGGCGGCATTCGTGCTGACCCGCATCACCCGTTTCAAGGGCCGCACGCTGTTCGGTGGCCTGGTCACCGCGCCGCTGGTAATGCCCGAAGTGATTACCGGTCTGTCGCTGTTGCTGCTGTTCGTGGCCATGGCGCAGATGATCGGCTGGCCCCAGGAACGTGGCATCGTCACCATCTGGATCGCCCACACGACGTTCTGTGCCGCATATGTGGCGGTGGTGGTGTCGGCGCGCCTGCGTGAGCTGGACCTGTCGATTGAAGAGGCGGCGATGGACCTCGGTGCGCGGCCGTGGAAGGTGTTCTTCCTGATCACCATCCCGATGATCGCGCCGTCGCTGGCGGCGGGCGGCATGATGTCGTTCGCCCTGTCGCTGGACGACCTGGTGCTGGCGAGCTTCGTCTCCGGCCCGGGTTCGACGACCCTGCCGATGGAAGTGTTCTCGGCGGTGCGTCTGGGCGTGAAGCCCGAGATCAACGCCGTGGCCAGCCTGATTCTGCTGGCGGTGTCGCTGGTGACCTTCATGGTCTGGTTCTTCAGCCGCCGTGCCGAAGAATCGCGCCGCAAGGCGATCCAGCAAGCCATCGAAGAAGGCGCTGCCGATTCGTGGAAACAACCGGACGTGCGCCGGGCGCAGACGCCGGAAGCGGCTTAA
- a CDS encoding ABC transporter permease subunit, with protein sequence MPGGRQLVIGVPFIWLFLFFMLPFFIVLKISFAEADVAIPPYTEIYTYAEQKLQLLLNLGNYAMLGDDELYISAYLGSLKMAFFSTLLCLLIGYPMAYAIASARKEVQTVLVLLIMMPTWTAILIRVYAWMGILSNNGLLNGFLMSMGLIDEPLQILNTNLAVYIGVVYSYLPFMILPLYANLVKHDTSLLEAASDLGSSTFNSFWKITVPLSKNGIIAGCMLVFIPVVGEFVIPELLGGPETLMIGKVLWQEFFNNRDWPVASALAVVMLAILIVPIILFNRSQAKEMEGKE encoded by the coding sequence ATTCCCGGTGGCCGCCAACTGGTCATCGGGGTGCCGTTCATCTGGCTGTTCCTGTTCTTCATGCTGCCGTTCTTCATCGTTCTGAAGATCAGCTTCGCCGAAGCGGACGTGGCCATCCCGCCGTACACCGAGATCTACACCTACGCCGAGCAGAAGCTGCAGTTGCTGCTGAACCTGGGCAACTACGCGATGCTCGGCGACGACGAACTGTACATCTCGGCGTACCTCGGTTCGTTGAAGATGGCGTTCTTCAGCACGCTGCTGTGCCTGCTGATCGGCTACCCGATGGCCTACGCCATCGCCAGTGCCCGCAAGGAAGTGCAGACGGTGCTGGTGCTGCTGATCATGATGCCGACCTGGACCGCGATCCTGATCCGCGTCTATGCGTGGATGGGCATCCTCAGCAACAACGGCCTGCTCAACGGTTTCCTGATGAGCATGGGCTTGATTGACGAGCCGCTGCAGATCCTCAACACCAACCTCGCGGTGTACATCGGCGTCGTCTATTCGTACCTGCCGTTCATGATCCTGCCGCTGTACGCCAACCTGGTGAAACACGACACCAGCCTGCTGGAGGCCGCGTCGGACCTGGGTTCGAGCACCTTCAACAGCTTCTGGAAAATCACTGTTCCGCTGTCCAAGAACGGGATCATCGCCGGCTGCATGCTGGTGTTCATCCCGGTGGTGGGCGAGTTCGTGATCCCGGAACTGCTCGGCGGTCCGGAAACCCTGATGATCGGTAAAGTGCTCTGGCAAGAGTTCTTCAACAACCGTGACTGGCCGGTGGCGTCCGCCCTGGCGGTGGTGATGCTGGCGATCCTGATCGTGCCGATCATCCTGTTCAACCGCAGTCAGGCCAAGGAAATGGAGGGTAAAGAATGA